In the Nicotiana tabacum cultivar K326 chromosome 16, ASM71507v2, whole genome shotgun sequence genome, one interval contains:
- the LOC107801644 gene encoding glycolipid transfer protein 3-like, translating into MKRKRDMEIESTEIRSAIQELSLLQVLKVQPEEAEVDDHNITTIPTLPFLSISTLVLQVLDKIGPTMAVLRQDIYQNIQRLEKIHDSDPSLYSNMVEILKKEVNEGKEKKGPSCSKAVLWLTRSLDFSLALLQLLVEDLERNMEQAVQESYTNTLKPWHGWISSAAFKVALKLVPDSKGLITILMGKNKSNDDFKKEMRTFISLLAPLLKEIHNVLGAYGLDTLKST; encoded by the exons atgaagagaaaaagagataTGGAGATAGAGTCAACTGAAATACGATCTGCTATTCAAGAACTTTCCTTGTTGCAGGTGCTCAAAGTACAACCTGAAGAAGCTGAAGTTGATGATCATAATATTACCACTATTCCTACCTTGccttttctctctatctctacTTTGGTCCTTCAAGTTCTTg ATAAGATAGGGCCAACAATGGCAGTATTGAGACAAGACATATATCAGAACATCCAG AGATTGGAAAAGATCCATGATTCAGATCCTTCCCTCTACTCAAATATGGTTGAGATATTAAAGAAAGAGGTTAATGAAGGCAAAGAAAAAAAGGGTCCTAGCTGTAGTAAAGCCGTTCTTTGGCTCACCAG ATCCTTGGATTTCTCATTAGCACTGTTACAACTACTGGTTGAAGATTTAGAGAGGAATATGGAGCAAGCAGTTCAAGAATCTTACACTAACACTCTTAAGCCATGGCATGGATGGATCTCTTCAGCAGCTTTTAAA GTAGCGTTAAAACTAGTACCAGACAGTAAGGGTTTAATCACAATTCTCAtgggaaaaaataaaagtaatgatGACTTTAAGAAGGAAATGCGCACCTTTATTTCACTACTGGCACCTCTCTTAAAAGAAATTCACAACGTTCTG GGCGCATATGGTCTTGATACATTAAAATCTACTTGA